A genomic window from Hymenobacter tibetensis includes:
- a CDS encoding sensor histidine kinase: MSDFAALYWEQAEASAQVHFVYDVAAARVVFVNSAYETVLGGHREQVNDELGALLDRLHPDDRAYLAQYWKVLVRGQVTDEVEVRLLRPSQSEQTFCLTPYCSSKGSSSLLVCGTLRDISAAKSYQRNADAFNARKNATLEILSHDLGGSFAMMEQITDYLVEEIAVAADSQAAKLLQVLQNTSRNSLKLIRDLVAIEFLSGVDADLQLERVEVGAVLREPLEQLKLGQGVLGFHFAYALPPEPVYAHLDVNKFNQVLTNLVSNAFKFTPDGGQVAVQVETGPDCVRFHVRDDGVGIPAALQPHLFERFTSARRPGLRGEPTTGLGLSLCQTIVEWHRGTIAVVSAEGSGSTFTVEIPLAL; the protein is encoded by the coding sequence ATGTCGGATTTCGCCGCCTTGTACTGGGAACAGGCGGAAGCCAGTGCCCAGGTACATTTTGTCTATGACGTGGCCGCAGCCCGGGTCGTATTTGTCAATTCGGCCTACGAAACGGTTCTGGGCGGACACCGAGAACAAGTCAACGACGAGTTGGGCGCTTTGCTCGACCGGTTGCACCCCGACGACCGGGCCTATCTGGCGCAGTACTGGAAGGTGCTGGTGCGCGGCCAGGTCACGGACGAAGTGGAGGTGCGCTTGTTGCGCCCCAGCCAGTCCGAGCAAACCTTTTGTCTGACGCCCTACTGCTCGTCGAAGGGGTCTAGTTCCCTACTGGTCTGTGGCACCCTGCGCGACATTAGCGCAGCCAAGAGCTACCAGCGCAACGCCGACGCGTTCAATGCACGCAAAAACGCGACCCTGGAAATCCTGTCCCACGACCTGGGCGGCTCGTTCGCCATGATGGAGCAGATTACCGACTACCTCGTCGAGGAAATTGCGGTGGCGGCCGATAGTCAGGCTGCCAAGCTGCTGCAGGTGCTGCAAAATACCAGCCGCAACAGCCTGAAACTGATTCGGGACTTAGTGGCCATCGAATTTTTGTCGGGCGTCGACGCGGACCTCCAGCTCGAGCGGGTGGAGGTTGGGGCAGTGCTGCGCGAACCGTTAGAGCAACTCAAGCTCGGGCAGGGGGTGCTAGGCTTTCACTTCGCGTACGCCCTGCCCCCGGAGCCAGTATACGCCCACCTCGACGTGAACAAGTTCAACCAGGTACTCACCAACCTGGTCAGCAACGCCTTCAAGTTTACGCCTGATGGTGGGCAGGTCGCGGTGCAGGTCGAAACAGGCCCAGACTGCGTACGCTTCCACGTCCGCGACGACGGGGTGGGCATTCCGGCAGCCCTGCAGCCCCATCTATTTGAGCGCTTCACGTCGGCTCGCCGGCCGGGCCTGCGCGGCGAGCCCACCACGGGCCTAGGCCTCTCCTTGTGCCAGACCATCGTCGAGTGGCACCGCGGCACGATTGCGGTAGTGAGCGCCGAGGGCAGCGGTAGCACGTTCACCGTGGAAATACCACTGGCTTTGTAA
- a CDS encoding recombinase family protein: MNKTFGYARASTVAQNLDTQLDILAKAGCDHIFQDKIMGMSLQRPALDEMLDLLREGDMVLVARFFRLGRSRDHVIHLVNLFYQRGIHFKALDLGIDTTTPAGKFMLSIFASPAEYDRESILEKTRARQQLAAAQGRHIGRPKGLDTENLAKVKKALDKGLSVAETVNLTGMSLSSVKRYRKHLQAVMG, translated from the coding sequence ATGAATAAAACCTTCGGCTATGCACGCGCCTCCACCGTCGCCCAGAACTTGGATACGCAGCTCGACATCCTAGCCAAGGCTGGGTGTGATCACATCTTCCAAGATAAAATCATGGGGATGAGTCTGCAGCGTCCAGCACTCGACGAGATGCTCGATTTACTACGGGAAGGCGATATGGTGCTCGTAGCTCGATTCTTTCGTTTAGGTCGTAGCCGCGACCATGTGATTCACTTGGTCAATTTGTTTTACCAGCGGGGCATTCATTTCAAGGCGCTTGATCTAGGTATTGACACGACTACGCCCGCGGGCAAGTTTATGCTCTCCATCTTCGCCTCGCCGGCTGAGTACGACCGGGAAAGCATTTTGGAAAAGACTCGGGCAAGACAACAGTTGGCCGCCGCACAGGGTAGACATATCGGTCGTCCCAAGGGACTCGATACTGAGAATTTAGCTAAAGTCAAGAAAGCGCTGGACAAGGGCTTATCAGTGGCGGAAACGGTGAACTTGACTGGTATGAGCCTTTCCAGTGTCAAACGCTATCGTAAGCATTTGCAAGCAGTGATGGGTTAG
- a CDS encoding tyrosine-type recombinase/integrase, whose amino-acid sequence MSFSATINLRKPAQKNGLNTLRLQVIIHRKVANIPLELAWPERLFDEEAGRCLDKLPRKKQGAGYNELLARTEAAVGGPLAGKAADNNLLIGQVRAKANEIFVRYRLQPELVLTADEFLRQYNTTASGSDFLGYMETRIAERYKKGQIIENTRKSHTSTLRKLQEFARTLPSNKSCLRDGTKPVTIPFNSFTHKFAGDFDAWLKKAHKSCTNTRSGRHRNVKAYLELARRDKITFDDPYAYFVNTTVNGKWKALGEEELAALETYYASTEVGSTHRRMLQKFLFSCNCGLRLGDLKRMGEAKVNGQLVELKVQKTFRYDEKETLLPITKKALSYLQASREENGTEGFFLYTDQYTNRALQKIALWLGIKTKIHHHIGRETFATNFIRRGGKVEVLQKLMGHKKLSMTMKYVHVDEAMKQAEIDRLDALDDAA is encoded by the coding sequence GTGAGTTTTTCCGCTACGATCAACCTCCGTAAACCTGCGCAGAAGAATGGCCTGAACACCTTGCGCCTGCAAGTCATCATTCACCGCAAAGTGGCCAACATCCCGCTCGAGCTGGCGTGGCCTGAGCGCCTATTCGACGAGGAGGCCGGCCGGTGCTTAGACAAGCTGCCGAGGAAAAAACAAGGGGCCGGCTACAACGAGCTGCTTGCCCGCACCGAAGCCGCAGTGGGTGGTCCACTCGCCGGTAAGGCCGCCGACAACAATCTGCTCATCGGCCAAGTCCGGGCCAAAGCCAATGAAATTTTCGTGCGCTACCGACTCCAACCGGAGTTGGTGCTCACGGCCGACGAGTTCCTGCGTCAGTATAATACGACTGCCAGCGGCTCCGACTTCCTGGGCTATATGGAGACGCGCATAGCCGAGCGGTATAAGAAAGGCCAGATCATCGAGAACACGCGAAAAAGCCACACCTCGACCCTGCGCAAGTTGCAGGAGTTCGCTCGTACCCTGCCCTCTAATAAGAGTTGCCTTAGGGATGGCACTAAGCCAGTAACCATCCCATTCAATTCCTTCACGCACAAATTTGCTGGCGACTTCGATGCATGGCTCAAGAAAGCGCATAAAAGCTGCACCAACACTCGAAGCGGGCGACATCGGAACGTGAAAGCCTACCTGGAACTGGCTCGCCGCGATAAAATCACGTTTGATGATCCTTACGCCTACTTTGTCAATACAACGGTAAACGGCAAGTGGAAGGCGCTAGGCGAAGAAGAGCTGGCCGCGCTGGAGACCTATTACGCCAGCACCGAAGTGGGGTCGACCCACCGGCGCATGCTCCAGAAGTTTCTCTTCAGCTGCAACTGCGGCCTGCGCCTCGGTGACCTGAAGCGCATGGGGGAAGCCAAGGTAAACGGACAGTTGGTCGAACTCAAGGTGCAGAAGACGTTCCGCTACGATGAGAAGGAAACTTTGCTGCCCATCACCAAGAAAGCCTTGAGCTACTTGCAGGCCAGCCGCGAGGAGAACGGTACCGAGGGCTTTTTCCTCTATACCGACCAGTACACCAACCGGGCCTTGCAGAAAATAGCCCTGTGGCTAGGCATCAAAACCAAGATTCACCACCACATCGGCCGCGAGACGTTTGCCACCAACTTCATCCGACGAGGCGGCAAGGTCGAAGTACTCCAGAAGCTAATGGGCCACAAGAAGCTAAGTATGACGATGAAATACGTACACGTCGACGAGGCCATGAAGCAGGCCGAAATTGACCGACTGGATGCGCTCGACGACGCAGCATAG
- a CDS encoding Fic family protein, translated as MNTPVPLYREASAMAPLKLSPLPADLQELALRIVEAAARLSGSLHPLTAAAIATFLRPANSYYSNLIEGHDTHPLDIARALQEEYSTDSRNRSLQLEAKAHIAVHARLPELLAQAESNPYTEAFWRALHHSFYAYLPDEFRWTTTVEGTRLPVLPGVFRTSEVQVGQHIAPAADALPAFMRRLEDGYQPRYAHDRLARVVQIAAAHHRLAWVHPFLDGNGRVTRLFSDAAFRVEGLDAEGLWSMSRGLARAETAYKRALAAADARRESDYDGRGNLSERQLATFCRFFLEVALDQITYMTRGLAIDEMLSRLHGLVQLMRLKRKWRPETYYVLEAVFLKGSIARREVERLTGLSDKTAKALATQLLQAGLLATDTTDHLAPYRAAYPIKLAPALFPGLYPAGKEIDMLQV; from the coding sequence GTGAATACTCCTGTGCCTCTCTACCGGGAGGCGTCCGCGATGGCGCCGCTCAAACTCAGTCCGTTGCCTGCTGACCTGCAGGAGTTGGCCTTACGCATTGTCGAGGCCGCTGCGCGCCTTTCGGGTAGCCTGCATCCGCTTACAGCGGCCGCTATCGCCACCTTTCTGCGCCCGGCTAATAGCTATTACTCCAACCTGATCGAGGGACACGATACGCATCCCTTGGACATTGCCCGCGCTCTGCAGGAGGAGTACTCCACCGACAGCCGTAACCGGTCGTTGCAACTGGAAGCCAAAGCTCATATCGCCGTACACGCTCGCCTACCCGAATTGCTGGCGCAAGCCGAAAGCAATCCCTATACCGAAGCCTTTTGGCGGGCCCTGCATCACTCATTTTATGCCTACCTGCCCGACGAGTTTCGTTGGACGACCACGGTGGAAGGGACCCGTCTGCCTGTACTGCCCGGTGTGTTTCGTACGAGCGAAGTGCAGGTCGGGCAGCATATCGCGCCCGCCGCGGACGCGCTGCCCGCCTTTATGCGGCGCTTAGAAGATGGCTATCAGCCCCGTTATGCGCATGACCGGCTCGCGCGGGTGGTTCAGATTGCCGCTGCCCACCACCGCCTCGCCTGGGTACATCCGTTCTTGGACGGCAACGGTCGGGTAACACGCCTGTTCAGCGATGCCGCCTTTCGAGTAGAAGGCTTGGACGCCGAAGGGTTATGGTCGATGTCGAGAGGACTGGCTCGCGCGGAAACCGCCTATAAGCGCGCCCTAGCCGCAGCCGATGCCCGGCGTGAGAGCGACTATGATGGCCGGGGCAACTTGTCGGAGCGGCAACTGGCGACCTTTTGCCGGTTCTTTCTGGAAGTAGCGCTGGACCAGATCACCTATATGACCCGCGGGCTGGCGATTGACGAGATGCTCAGCCGCTTGCACGGGTTGGTGCAACTCATGCGCCTGAAGCGCAAGTGGCGGCCGGAAACGTATTATGTGCTAGAGGCCGTGTTTCTGAAAGGCAGTATTGCTCGCCGCGAGGTAGAGCGGTTAACCGGACTATCGGATAAAACGGCGAAAGCACTGGCGACGCAACTCCTGCAGGCCGGCTTGTTGGCTACCGATACCACCGATCACCTAGCCCCCTATCGGGCCGCGTATCCCATTAAGCTAGCGCCCGCACTTTTCCCCGGGCTGTATCCCGCCGGCAAAGAAATCGACATGCTCCAGGTGTGA
- a CDS encoding ImmA/IrrE family metallo-endopeptidase, whose product MENINSGDDLLSAIHRMIESDHTPSFRELVDQKKKELGINTDYEFSKMVGIANNTLARLIDGETQKIDLFSVLKVGQFLGIQFNKIAEVFVASLKPEFVGELDLAAKANFILKNFNLPSLKKIGFIKNTTDIKEIDRKITSFFGLESIYQYGKDIPAALFSRAKQRSKDEMRTMWIVAAVSQFQRINNPNPYDREALLALIPKIKYYTLNEESGYVMVLRALYKVGVTVIMQKYLSNTAVKGASFAINNKPCITVTDFKQKYSTIWFTLIHELYHILYDYEELKAWRYHLSGEANLSNDLFNEDMADSFARDRLLPKAKLDFIASRIDLPASVRKYSEQIQVHPSIIYDFYCYNERYYNNNNDVYSKYQHLFGNPEKAVKIVRTTPFDEDSVYEHLKEVETVYNF is encoded by the coding sequence ATGGAAAATATAAATTCTGGAGATGACCTCCTGTCCGCCATCCACCGGATGATAGAATCTGATCACACTCCGTCATTCAGGGAGCTTGTTGATCAAAAGAAAAAAGAGCTAGGTATAAACACTGACTATGAGTTCTCGAAAATGGTTGGCATTGCTAATAATACATTGGCAAGACTCATAGATGGAGAAACTCAAAAAATAGATCTGTTTTCAGTTTTAAAAGTAGGTCAGTTTCTAGGGATCCAGTTCAATAAAATAGCTGAAGTCTTTGTAGCATCTCTGAAACCTGAGTTTGTTGGGGAACTTGATTTAGCTGCTAAGGCAAATTTTATTTTAAAGAATTTTAATCTGCCATCTCTTAAAAAGATTGGCTTTATTAAAAATACAACAGATATAAAAGAAATTGATAGAAAGATAACTTCTTTCTTCGGGCTGGAAAGTATATATCAATACGGAAAAGATATACCTGCTGCTCTTTTTAGTAGGGCTAAGCAAAGAAGTAAAGATGAAATGCGCACAATGTGGATTGTAGCGGCTGTTTCGCAATTTCAGCGAATAAATAATCCTAATCCATATGATAGAGAGGCATTATTGGCTTTAATTCCTAAAATTAAATATTATACTCTAAATGAGGAGTCAGGTTATGTTATGGTATTGCGAGCATTGTATAAAGTCGGAGTGACTGTTATTATGCAAAAATATTTATCTAATACGGCAGTTAAAGGGGCGAGCTTTGCTATAAATAATAAGCCATGTATTACGGTTACAGATTTTAAACAAAAATATTCAACAATATGGTTTACTCTAATACATGAATTGTATCATATTTTGTATGACTACGAAGAATTGAAAGCTTGGAGATATCATTTGTCTGGAGAGGCGAATCTTTCCAATGACTTATTCAATGAGGACATGGCAGATAGTTTTGCACGTGATAGGTTACTCCCTAAGGCAAAACTTGATTTTATAGCTTCTAGGATAGATTTGCCGGCTTCAGTTCGTAAATACTCAGAGCAAATACAAGTGCATCCAAGTATTATATATGACTTTTATTGTTATAACGAGAGGTATTACAACAATAATAATGATGTGTATTCAAAGTATCAACACCTATTCGGAAATCCAGAAAAGGCAGTAAAAATTGTTAGAACAACTCCTTTTGATGAGGATAGTGTCTACGAGCATTTAAAAGAAGTTGAAACTGTTTATAATTTTTAA
- a CDS encoding recombinase family protein, producing the protein MTAAIYARVSTRDKGQDNENQLRELRAFAERLGYTICKEYLDTESGGKADRPQFKHLFQDAHQRRFDVVLFWALDRFSREGVVETLNHLQKLSLAGVQFKSYTEQYLDSTGMFKDAIISILATIAKQEQVRLGERTKAGLARTVAKGTKLGRPGVDAKLVEQVRRLKETGISNRAIATALNISATTVGKVLLDTMPLVS; encoded by the coding sequence GTGACAGCTGCAATCTATGCCCGTGTGAGCACCCGCGACAAAGGCCAGGACAACGAAAACCAGCTACGTGAACTGCGGGCCTTCGCCGAGCGGCTCGGCTATACTATATGTAAAGAGTACCTCGATACCGAGTCGGGGGGTAAGGCTGACCGGCCGCAGTTCAAGCACCTCTTTCAGGATGCTCACCAACGTCGCTTCGACGTGGTGCTTTTCTGGGCTCTCGACCGTTTCAGCCGGGAAGGAGTAGTAGAAACCCTCAACCACTTACAAAAGCTATCCTTAGCTGGTGTGCAGTTTAAGAGCTACACCGAACAATACCTCGATAGCACTGGCATGTTTAAGGATGCCATCATCAGCATCTTGGCCACCATCGCTAAGCAGGAGCAGGTGCGCTTGGGGGAGAGAACCAAAGCCGGGCTGGCGAGGACCGTGGCAAAGGGCACCAAGTTGGGCCGACCAGGTGTCGATGCGAAATTAGTGGAGCAGGTGAGGCGGCTGAAGGAAACAGGTATTTCCAACCGGGCTATTGCTACGGCGCTGAATATATCCGCTACTACAGTTGGCAAGGTGCTGCTCGATACCATGCCGCTTGTTAGCTAA
- a CDS encoding sensor histidine kinase, translating into MAYPSLAEYRALEAENIALRAEIARVRAEADRQARLAEQQQAQAERARQYQVRFHTVFEHSPLGHKIIDANLIIRQANTAIAAMLGLTSPLDLLGHRIIEFAHPDYEADWTRLQESLWAHHLPWFALDTCLVRVDGTPLWCRVTSVLFPDEEGELGYTVLEDIAERHHLEVQVQQTASKLERANEDLAASNEELRVTNDELLNANSHLGQVNTELDTFVYAASHDLRLPISNLQGLVQALTDQLPPEARHVGQVEPILSMMQESMTRFRHTLDQLADFSIGSLEAKTPHESVQLATVLENIRQELTPVLTATQGQLLLELPGNPTLWFTPKHVHSVLLNLISNAFKYRHPDRAPVVQVHSYRESGRLVVRVQDNGLGLSATQQGKLFRLFQRLHTHVEGTGIGLYLVKKILDNAGGSIRVESELGRGSTFIAVFPKLSRQVAGV; encoded by the coding sequence ATGGCTTATCCGTCTCTTGCTGAGTACCGCGCCCTAGAAGCGGAAAACATTGCCCTACGCGCGGAAATAGCGCGCGTGCGTGCCGAGGCGGACCGCCAAGCCCGCCTCGCCGAGCAGCAGCAGGCGCAGGCCGAGCGCGCGCGGCAATATCAAGTGCGCTTCCACACCGTCTTCGAGCACTCGCCGCTGGGCCACAAAATCATTGATGCCAACCTCATAATTCGGCAAGCCAACACGGCCATAGCCGCCATGCTCGGCCTGACCTCACCGCTGGACCTGCTAGGCCACCGCATCATCGAGTTTGCCCACCCGGATTACGAAGCCGACTGGACGCGTCTGCAAGAAAGCTTGTGGGCGCATCACCTGCCCTGGTTTGCCCTCGACACGTGCCTGGTACGCGTGGATGGTACGCCGCTCTGGTGCCGCGTTACTTCGGTGCTGTTTCCTGACGAAGAAGGCGAACTCGGCTATACCGTGCTGGAGGACATTGCCGAACGGCATCACCTCGAAGTTCAGGTGCAACAAACGGCCTCCAAGTTGGAGCGTGCCAACGAGGACTTGGCTGCTTCAAACGAAGAGTTGCGTGTCACTAACGATGAACTGCTGAATGCCAACTCCCATCTAGGACAGGTCAACACCGAGCTGGACACGTTTGTCTACGCGGCCTCCCATGACTTGCGCCTGCCCATTTCCAACTTGCAGGGACTCGTCCAAGCGCTCACCGATCAACTGCCCCCTGAAGCCCGGCACGTGGGCCAAGTGGAACCCATTCTGAGCATGATGCAGGAGTCGATGACGCGGTTTCGCCACACGCTCGATCAACTGGCCGACTTTAGTATCGGAAGCCTGGAGGCGAAGACGCCGCACGAGTCCGTGCAGCTCGCCACCGTACTCGAAAATATTCGCCAAGAGCTAACGCCCGTGTTAACGGCCACTCAGGGGCAACTGCTGCTCGAGTTGCCCGGCAACCCCACCCTGTGGTTTACCCCCAAGCACGTGCACTCGGTGCTGCTGAACTTAATCAGTAATGCCTTCAAGTATCGCCACCCAGACCGGGCGCCGGTGGTGCAGGTGCACAGCTACCGGGAGTCGGGCCGGCTCGTGGTGCGCGTCCAGGACAATGGGTTGGGCTTAAGTGCGACGCAGCAAGGCAAGTTGTTTCGCTTGTTTCAGCGCCTGCATACCCATGTCGAGGGCACCGGCATAGGCTTGTATCTGGTGAAAAAGATTCTCGATAATGCTGGGGGCAGCATTCGGGTCGAGAGTGAGTTGGGTCGGGGCTCCACCTTCATTGCCGTATTTCCTAAACTAAGCCGCCAGGTGGCAGGGGTATAG
- a CDS encoding PAS domain-containing protein, giving the protein MLSPAAAAIAPAADVLQDLLAVSLTGIIFYTPLYNPAGSGEILDFTFEYLNPAAQRMMHMPEIPTVTHMEQWPHSKAHGTFQFHVDAYLTGEPREYNINYQADGYDNYYRLAARRSGHGLLVSFTDTADQPRSPVEVALREAQAREQQARAEAEVQRQRLHEVLMALPALMATYRGPEHVFELVNPRYQQLLPTRRIQDLPIRQALPELEGQGIFEQLDAVYHTGAPHADPEQETWVDLTGTGRLEQRYFSVLFQALRDGQGRINGVLNFAYDITEQVLARRQVQQLNLELETRVQQRTQEAEAARAVAVEQRNRLLRLFSQAPAEINLFQGPDHVWTLVHPRTQELLPDRPLLGLPRRQALPELAESQHEPFDRVYRTGQPEYALETTQRLDRFHTGQLHDEYYDLTLQPKFNAAGQIEGVMSFAVNVTERVRSRQQAEALQAQVLAVAQRQAQQREAVFQILADTPAAVALLRGPQHQFEYVNAAYQQLFPERQLLGRAVAEALPETKEAGFLTQLDKVYRTGDTFFGLELPMRLAPRDGGSSQQVYYTFTYQAYREEGRIVGVSIFAFDVTEQVQARAQREAERQQLLGLFTQAPAGICILAGPDLVVEFVNPGFERLLPGREVLGQPIFQALPELVGTPVEMLLREVYASGQTHEEQALLVPMARATDSELEDRYFSFVYQARRQEQGQVDGILVFVFEVTAQLQATDALRESEARFRIMADAAPNQVWAVNPDTTLRYANQAFLDFVGMPLEQYVTTGWSAFVPPAELAQAQRTLEEAIRTRSLYSLEHRMRRHDGEYRWLLAQGAPSFYPNGELYGYVGSAIDITDLKQTNEQLLRTNQDLDNFVYAASHDLKQPVHNLAGLFEELRRSSTFVDPAEEQLLVPLVHDALQQLSSTIDDLAALGQAQQTRQGPPELVSLDELTEEVVNTLEPQVRAARARITTDFTARPVLSFARANLRTILLNLLGNSLKYADPTRTARIHVSVWVEQGQPVLVVEDNGLGFDAARYGAELFHLFRRLHTHTAGTGVGLYLVKRIVEANGGAIVVDSQPGEGATFRIRFGAA; this is encoded by the coding sequence ATGCTTTCGCCTGCTGCCGCCGCCATTGCCCCCGCCGCCGACGTCCTCCAGGACCTGCTGGCCGTCTCGCTCACCGGTATTATCTTTTACACGCCCCTCTACAATCCCGCGGGCTCGGGTGAGATACTCGATTTCACCTTCGAGTATCTGAACCCCGCGGCGCAGCGCATGATGCACATGCCGGAAATCCCCACCGTGACGCACATGGAGCAATGGCCCCACAGCAAAGCCCACGGCACCTTCCAATTTCACGTCGACGCCTACCTGACGGGCGAGCCGCGGGAATACAACATCAACTACCAGGCCGATGGCTACGACAACTACTACCGCCTCGCCGCACGCCGCTCCGGGCACGGGCTGCTAGTAAGCTTCACTGATACGGCCGATCAGCCCCGCTCCCCGGTGGAAGTGGCCCTACGCGAAGCCCAGGCCCGCGAACAGCAGGCCCGGGCCGAAGCCGAGGTCCAGCGCCAGCGTTTGCACGAGGTACTGATGGCCCTGCCCGCCTTGATGGCCACCTACCGCGGTCCCGAGCACGTGTTTGAACTGGTCAACCCGCGCTACCAGCAGTTGCTACCCACGCGTCGCATCCAGGACCTACCCATCCGCCAGGCCCTGCCCGAACTGGAGGGCCAGGGTATTTTTGAACAGCTCGACGCTGTCTACCATACCGGTGCGCCGCATGCCGACCCCGAGCAGGAAACGTGGGTGGACCTGACGGGCACCGGCCGCTTGGAGCAACGGTACTTCAGTGTGCTCTTCCAGGCCCTGCGCGACGGCCAGGGCCGCATCAACGGGGTCCTCAACTTCGCCTACGATATCACCGAACAGGTACTCGCTCGCCGGCAGGTGCAGCAGCTCAATTTAGAGCTGGAAACGCGGGTGCAGCAGCGTACCCAGGAAGCCGAGGCCGCCCGCGCCGTCGCCGTCGAGCAGCGCAATCGTCTGCTGCGCCTCTTCAGCCAGGCCCCGGCCGAGATTAACCTTTTTCAGGGCCCGGACCACGTCTGGACCCTGGTGCACCCGCGCACCCAGGAGTTGCTGCCAGACCGCCCCTTGCTGGGCTTGCCACGCCGTCAGGCCCTACCCGAGTTGGCGGAGTCGCAGCACGAGCCGTTTGACCGCGTGTACCGCACCGGCCAGCCCGAATATGCCCTCGAGACCACCCAGCGCCTTGACCGTTTTCACACGGGGCAGCTGCACGACGAGTACTACGACCTCACCCTGCAGCCCAAGTTCAATGCCGCCGGCCAGATCGAAGGCGTGATGAGCTTTGCCGTCAACGTCACGGAGCGGGTGCGCAGCCGGCAGCAGGCCGAAGCCCTGCAAGCCCAAGTGCTGGCCGTGGCCCAGCGGCAGGCGCAGCAGCGCGAAGCCGTGTTCCAGATCCTGGCCGATACGCCCGCCGCCGTCGCCTTGTTGCGCGGGCCGCAGCACCAGTTCGAGTACGTTAACGCGGCCTACCAGCAGCTCTTTCCTGAGCGCCAGCTTCTGGGTCGGGCGGTAGCCGAGGCCCTGCCCGAAACCAAAGAGGCGGGTTTTCTAACTCAACTCGACAAGGTGTACCGAACGGGCGACACTTTCTTCGGCCTGGAGCTGCCGATGCGCTTAGCGCCGCGCGACGGTGGTTCCAGTCAGCAGGTGTACTACACCTTCACCTACCAGGCCTACCGCGAAGAGGGTCGGATTGTTGGGGTCTCCATCTTTGCCTTCGACGTCACCGAGCAGGTGCAGGCCCGCGCGCAGCGGGAAGCCGAGCGCCAGCAGTTGCTCGGACTCTTTACACAGGCGCCGGCTGGCATCTGTATTTTGGCCGGGCCCGACCTGGTAGTTGAGTTTGTAAACCCCGGCTTTGAGCGGCTGCTGCCGGGCCGGGAGGTGCTGGGGCAGCCCATTTTTCAGGCCTTGCCGGAACTAGTGGGTACACCCGTGGAAATGCTGCTCCGAGAGGTGTATGCTAGTGGCCAGACCCACGAAGAGCAAGCCTTGCTGGTCCCCATGGCCCGGGCCACAGACAGCGAACTGGAAGACCGCTATTTCAGCTTTGTGTATCAGGCTCGCCGCCAGGAGCAGGGCCAGGTCGATGGCATTCTGGTGTTCGTCTTCGAAGTCACAGCACAGCTGCAGGCCACCGACGCGCTGCGCGAAAGCGAGGCCCGCTTCCGCATCATGGCGGATGCCGCTCCCAACCAAGTGTGGGCCGTGAACCCGGATACGACCCTTCGCTACGCCAACCAGGCTTTTCTCGACTTTGTTGGCATGCCCCTGGAGCAATACGTGACCACCGGCTGGTCGGCTTTCGTACCTCCGGCAGAACTGGCGCAGGCCCAACGTACCCTGGAAGAAGCCATCCGGACCCGCTCGCTGTACTCGCTCGAGCACCGCATGCGGCGCCACGACGGTGAGTACCGCTGGTTGCTGGCTCAGGGCGCGCCCAGCTTCTACCCCAACGGGGAGCTGTACGGCTACGTGGGCTCCGCCATCGACATCACCGACCTCAAGCAAACCAATGAACAGCTCCTGCGCACCAACCAGGATCTGGACAATTTCGTGTATGCGGCTAGTCATGATCTGAAGCAGCCCGTGCATAATCTGGCGGGCCTGTTCGAGGAGTTGCGCCGCAGCAGCACCTTTGTCGACCCGGCCGAAGAGCAGTTGCTCGTGCCCCTGGTCCACGACGCCCTACAACAACTGAGCAGCACGATCGACGATTTAGCCGCGCTAGGACAAGCCCAGCAAACCCGCCAGGGGCCTCCGGAATTAGTGTCGCTGGACGAGTTGACCGAAGAAGTGGTGAATACCTTGGAGCCGCAAGTGCGGGCAGCCCGGGCCCGGATCACTACGGATTTCACGGCTAGGCCGGTCCTGTCCTTTGCCCGGGCTAACCTACGCACCATCCTGCTCAACCTGCTGGGCAACTCGTTGAAGTATGCTGACCCCACCCGGACGGCCCGGATCCATGTCTCGGTGTGGGTGGAGCAGGGCCAGCCCGTGCTCGTGGTGGAAGACAACGGCCTAGGGTTCGACGCGGCCCGGTACGGGGCGGAACTGTTTCACCTGTTCCGGCGGCTGCACACGCACACGGCGGGCACCGGGGTGGGGCTCTACCTGGTGAAGCGCATCGTGGAGGCCAACGGGGGCGCCATTGTGGTGGACAGCCAACCGGGCGAAGGAGCTACGTTCCGCATTCGCTTTGGAGCGGCCTGA